Proteins co-encoded in one Nonlabens agnitus genomic window:
- a CDS encoding 3'-5' exonuclease, giving the protein MIHKLTLENILFLDIETVPQHENFEDLESLDQELFAQKTQYQRREEFTPAEFYDRAGIWAEFGKIICISVGFFRDTGSKRTFRIHSYKGEESQLLKEFAQMLEEHFSRNEHLLCGHNAKEFDFPFIARRMIIHGLELPTKLNLFGKKPWEIPHLDTMELWKFGDYKHFTSLKLLTRILGIESPKDDIDGSQVRDVYYKEKDLDRITRYCERDVIAVAQVILKLRNENLLQDDQIISK; this is encoded by the coding sequence ATGATACACAAACTGACTCTTGAGAATATCCTCTTTTTGGATATAGAAACAGTTCCTCAACATGAAAACTTTGAGGACTTAGAGTCGTTGGATCAAGAATTATTTGCTCAAAAAACACAGTATCAACGCCGGGAAGAATTCACGCCGGCCGAGTTCTATGACCGTGCTGGTATCTGGGCAGAATTTGGTAAGATCATCTGTATTTCAGTTGGGTTTTTTAGGGATACTGGATCTAAAAGGACTTTCAGGATCCACAGCTATAAAGGTGAAGAATCTCAATTATTGAAGGAATTTGCTCAGATGCTGGAAGAACACTTCTCCAGAAATGAACATCTACTCTGCGGTCACAATGCCAAAGAGTTTGATTTTCCCTTTATCGCTAGACGTATGATCATTCACGGTTTGGAATTGCCTACTAAGCTTAATCTATTCGGGAAAAAACCTTGGGAAATACCGCATCTGGACACCATGGAGTTGTGGAAGTTTGGCGACTATAAACACTTCACCAGTCTTAAATTACTCACTCGTATTCTAGGTATAGAATCGCCCAAGGATGATATAGACGGTTCCCAAGTACGAGACGTTTATTACAAAGAAAAGGATCTCGATCGCATCACACGTTATTGCGAGCGTGACGTGATCGCAGTCGCGCAAGTGATTCTCAAATTGCGCAATGAAAACCTACTGCAGGATGACCAGATCATCTCCAAATAA
- a CDS encoding PSP1 domain-containing protein, which yields MSCNSCGTGDSAPGGCKNHGTCGTSGCNKLTVFDWLANMELPEGQEQFPYVEVRFKNSRKEFFHNHENLPLKIGDVVATQAATGHDVGIVTLTGELVRVQMKRKRVKPDSEEVLQIYRIANQNDVDKWKEARNREDEMKIKAREIAIRLKLKMKISDIEFQGDGSKATFFYTADQRVDFRELIREYAGTFRTRIEMRQIGLRQEAARLGGIGSCGRELCCSTWLTDFRSVTTSAARYQNLSLNPQKLAGQCGKLKCCLNYELDSYLDALSTFPKQNQKLYTEKGVALCQKVDIFKGLMWYCYDGEWMNWHTLTIEQVHEIVAKNKAKEKVAGIEEYARELVIEEKVSFENVVGQDSLTRFDNKSGGGKNKRKKRRNNRNKKKAPAGNAPAAKTAAKTSPKPASKGGQSKPNKPRRNKRRATKGGNNNNEKK from the coding sequence ATGAGCTGTAATAGTTGTGGAACTGGCGATAGTGCGCCAGGTGGATGTAAGAATCACGGTACCTGTGGTACCTCAGGATGTAATAAACTCACCGTTTTTGATTGGCTGGCAAACATGGAATTGCCAGAAGGACAAGAACAATTCCCTTATGTTGAAGTTCGTTTCAAGAACAGCCGCAAAGAGTTCTTTCACAATCACGAGAACCTGCCTTTGAAAATTGGCGATGTAGTAGCAACCCAGGCCGCAACGGGTCATGATGTAGGTATCGTGACACTTACCGGCGAACTAGTACGTGTACAGATGAAGCGCAAGCGCGTCAAGCCTGACAGTGAAGAGGTGCTACAAATTTATCGCATTGCTAATCAAAACGATGTAGACAAGTGGAAAGAAGCCCGCAATCGTGAGGATGAGATGAAGATTAAGGCCAGAGAAATCGCTATACGATTAAAGCTCAAAATGAAAATCTCAGATATTGAGTTTCAAGGAGATGGCTCTAAAGCCACCTTTTTTTACACGGCAGATCAGCGCGTCGATTTTAGAGAGCTCATTAGGGAATATGCTGGAACATTCCGTACGCGTATTGAGATGCGTCAAATAGGGCTGCGTCAGGAAGCGGCTCGATTGGGCGGTATAGGATCTTGCGGTCGCGAATTGTGTTGCAGCACCTGGTTGACAGATTTTAGATCTGTTACCACCAGCGCTGCTCGTTATCAAAACCTGTCGCTCAATCCGCAAAAATTGGCGGGTCAGTGCGGTAAATTGAAATGCTGTTTGAATTACGAGTTGGATTCCTATCTGGATGCATTAAGTACATTCCCTAAGCAAAATCAAAAGCTCTACACAGAGAAAGGAGTTGCTTTGTGCCAAAAGGTTGATATTTTCAAAGGCCTCATGTGGTATTGTTACGATGGCGAGTGGATGAACTGGCACACCTTAACCATTGAACAGGTTCACGAGATTGTGGCTAAAAATAAGGCCAAGGAAAAGGTAGCTGGTATTGAAGAATACGCCCGTGAACTGGTCATAGAAGAAAAAGTAAGTTTTGAGAATGTGGTAGGTCAAGACAGCCTTACCCGTTTTGACAATAAATCTGGCGGTGGCAAGAATAAACGCAAAAAGCGTCGCAACAACCGCAATAAGAAGAAAGCGCCAGCAGGAAATGCTCCAGCAGCAAAAACGGCTGCCAAGACATCTCCTAAGCCAGCCAGCAAAGGCGGCCAGAGCAAACCCAACAAACCTCGCAGGAATAAACGTCGCGCAACTAAGGGTGGCAACAACAATAACGAGAAGAAATAA
- a CDS encoding gliding motility lipoprotein GldH yields MNLVRRLAFGLLAIPVIIGCDDNLVATDSKSFDGASWPASEPAQFLIEPVDTVTDFQIYLNMRNNKSYAYKNLWLITQMKFPQGKIVTDTLEYAMADARGAFLGTGSDVVENKLIYKKEFRFRESGTYQLTLQQAMRKSGSAQPLEQLEGVLDVGYTIEKEIQNGSK; encoded by the coding sequence ATGAATCTGGTACGTCGACTTGCTTTCGGTTTATTGGCGATCCCGGTGATCATAGGATGTGACGACAATCTGGTGGCTACAGACAGTAAGTCCTTTGATGGCGCATCCTGGCCCGCTAGTGAACCAGCCCAGTTTTTGATCGAACCGGTTGATACGGTTACTGATTTTCAGATATATTTGAATATGCGCAACAACAAGAGTTATGCGTATAAAAACCTTTGGTTGATCACTCAAATGAAATTTCCGCAGGGAAAGATCGTTACAGATACATTGGAGTATGCCATGGCAGATGCTAGAGGTGCATTTTTGGGTACCGGTAGCGATGTGGTGGAAAACAAATTAATATATAAGAAAGAATTTCGCTTTCGCGAAAGCGGAACATATCAACTTACCCTACAACAAGCCATGAGAAAAAGCGGTAGTGCCCAACCATTGGAACAGCTGGAAGGCGTGCTTGACGTAGGATATACTATTGAAAAAGAAATACAAAATGGCAGTAAGTAA
- a CDS encoding penicillin-binding protein 1A, which translates to MAVSKAQEAKRKEDLRANVILFWKLVGTAIGLLVLLFLLTSWGVFGSLPDHTKLENPDTDLATEIVASDGITLGKFYKDNRTPVNFEDLPQNMVDALVSTEDERFFEHSGIDGFGTLRAVVFLGQRGGASTITQQLAKNYFTEKPATNIVARIGQKLKEWIISIRLEKQYTKQEIIAQYLNQITFLYNADGVRSASRIYFGKEPKDLNVEESAVIVAMLKNPRQYNPRREISKEKSFQRRNQVFVQMVRNDKMTEAMKDSLREQPIELNFSPETHNDGMATYFREYLRSWLDDWIEDNPNPADGEKYNIYRDGLKVNVTIDSRMQAIAEKSVKDHMKNLQAEFDYQNRNLKTAPFRDVTEKEVDEKILASAMRRSERWRILKADGKSDQEIKDSFLEKTDMTVFSWNGPIDTLMRPIDSIRYYKKFLQAGMMSMEPQTGHVKAWVGGINHENFKFDHVKKGKRQPGSTFKPFLYATAIDLLKYSPCREFSDGEYTIPAGRYGNMRDWTPKNSSGGYGNMRTLKDALANSVNTVSARLMDDVGPQAVLDRVKTLGIDTSNMSAQPALALGTEDVSLYEMVAAYGVFANGGIYNEPVLVTSIEDKNGTVLYQYMPDSKDVLNPEVAYTTVKLMEGVTQIGSGARLRDKWRGNQSYASILTDYPYAFENDIAGKTGTTQNQSDGWFMGMVPNLVTGVWVGGEDRAVHFPTITYGQGASMALPIWGSYMKGVYKNENLEVSKGSFPRPANLSIQTDCDVYQQENGSPTEEDDGGELDM; encoded by the coding sequence ATGGCAGTAAGTAAAGCCCAGGAAGCAAAGCGCAAAGAAGACTTGCGAGCTAATGTGATTCTGTTCTGGAAACTCGTCGGTACGGCAATAGGATTGCTGGTGCTCCTATTTTTATTGACCAGTTGGGGCGTTTTTGGCTCCTTGCCAGACCACACAAAACTGGAAAATCCAGATACAGACCTCGCTACAGAGATTGTCGCATCTGACGGTATCACGTTAGGTAAATTCTACAAGGATAACCGTACGCCAGTAAATTTTGAGGACTTACCGCAAAACATGGTGGACGCGCTCGTTTCTACAGAAGATGAGCGTTTTTTTGAACATAGTGGTATTGATGGTTTTGGAACCCTGAGAGCGGTCGTTTTCTTAGGACAGCGCGGTGGTGCTAGTACCATTACACAACAACTGGCTAAAAACTATTTTACAGAGAAACCAGCTACTAATATCGTTGCTCGTATAGGTCAAAAGCTGAAGGAATGGATCATTTCCATTAGGCTGGAAAAACAGTACACCAAGCAAGAAATCATCGCTCAATATTTGAATCAGATCACCTTCTTATACAATGCAGATGGTGTTAGATCTGCCTCAAGGATTTATTTTGGAAAAGAGCCCAAAGACCTTAATGTGGAAGAAAGTGCGGTCATCGTTGCCATGCTTAAAAATCCGCGACAGTACAATCCGCGTAGGGAAATAAGCAAAGAGAAATCTTTCCAACGCCGCAATCAGGTATTTGTGCAAATGGTGCGTAATGATAAGATGACTGAGGCTATGAAAGATAGCCTTAGAGAACAACCTATTGAACTCAACTTTAGCCCAGAAACCCATAACGATGGAATGGCGACTTACTTTAGGGAATACCTAAGAAGCTGGCTGGATGACTGGATAGAGGATAACCCAAATCCTGCAGACGGTGAGAAGTACAACATCTACCGCGATGGACTTAAAGTCAACGTGACCATTGATAGCCGCATGCAAGCCATCGCAGAAAAGTCGGTTAAGGATCACATGAAAAACCTACAAGCCGAGTTTGATTATCAAAACCGAAACTTGAAGACGGCACCATTTAGAGATGTTACAGAGAAAGAAGTGGACGAGAAGATCCTAGCATCTGCCATGCGCAGATCAGAGCGATGGAGAATTCTTAAAGCAGATGGCAAGAGTGATCAAGAAATAAAGGACAGCTTCCTCGAGAAAACAGACATGACTGTCTTTTCATGGAACGGACCTATCGACACGCTCATGAGGCCTATTGACAGTATTAGGTATTATAAAAAGTTCTTGCAAGCTGGTATGATGTCTATGGAGCCGCAAACAGGTCACGTTAAAGCCTGGGTTGGCGGTATCAATCATGAAAATTTCAAGTTTGACCATGTCAAAAAAGGAAAGCGCCAGCCAGGTTCTACTTTCAAACCATTTTTATATGCCACGGCCATAGATTTACTTAAATATTCACCATGTCGAGAGTTTAGTGATGGAGAATACACCATTCCAGCAGGTAGATATGGAAACATGAGAGACTGGACACCTAAAAATTCCAGCGGTGGTTATGGAAATATGAGAACTTTGAAAGATGCTTTGGCTAATTCTGTGAACACGGTCTCTGCAAGGTTAATGGATGACGTTGGTCCACAAGCAGTGCTTGACAGAGTCAAAACGTTGGGCATCGATACGAGCAACATGAGCGCTCAACCAGCACTAGCTTTGGGAACGGAAGACGTGAGCCTTTATGAAATGGTAGCGGCTTATGGTGTGTTTGCTAATGGTGGTATCTATAATGAGCCTGTGTTAGTGACTAGTATCGAGGACAAAAATGGAACGGTATTGTATCAATACATGCCAGATTCTAAAGATGTCTTGAACCCAGAAGTGGCCTATACCACCGTCAAATTGATGGAAGGTGTTACTCAAATTGGTAGTGGTGCACGATTGCGCGACAAATGGCGTGGTAATCAATCCTATGCTAGTATTTTGACTGATTATCCTTATGCCTTTGAAAATGATATCGCCGGTAAAACGGGAACAACCCAAAACCAAAGTGATGGATGGTTCATGGGAATGGTACCTAATCTAGTAACTGGAGTTTGGGTTGGTGGTGAAGATCGCGCCGTTCACTTTCCTACCATTACTTATGGTCAAGGAGCTTCCATGGCATTGCCTATTTGGGGATCTTATATGAAAGGTGTGTACAAAAATGAAAACCTAGAAGTTTCTAAAGGAAGCTTCCCAAGACCAGCCAACCTCTCTATACAAACAGATTGTGACGTTTATCAACAAGAAAATGGCAGTCCAACCGAGGAAGATGATGGTGGTGAGCTAGATATGTAA